The proteins below come from a single Pseudocalidococcus azoricus BACA0444 genomic window:
- a CDS encoding DUF29 domain-containing protein yields MVLLPQSPTHPTLYDTDFWAWTQTQVKLLQDQQWEHLDLPNLIEEIESLGRQQRQELRNRLSVLIGHLLKWHFQPEQRTRSWVSTIRIQRIDTLDLLDDNPSHKPYLAQIIPRVYVMGLELAIKETDLPPAHFPENCPYALEQILDSKFFSGEPSELLANFER; encoded by the coding sequence ATGGTTTTGCTGCCTCAATCCCCAACCCACCCTACTCTTTATGACACTGATTTCTGGGCCTGGACACAAACCCAAGTCAAACTCCTCCAGGATCAGCAATGGGAGCATCTGGACTTACCGAATTTGATTGAGGAAATCGAATCTTTGGGCAGACAACAACGTCAGGAACTCCGGAATCGCCTCAGTGTCCTCATTGGGCATCTGCTAAAGTGGCACTTTCAACCGGAACAAAGAACTCGCAGTTGGGTCTCCACGATTCGGATTCAGCGCATTGATACCCTAGACCTTCTTGACGACAATCCCAGCCACAAACCCTACTTGGCACAGATCATTCCTAGAGTCTATGTAATGGGCTTAGAACTGGCGATTAAGGAAACTGACCTCCCCCCGGCTCATTTTCCTGAAAATTGCCCTTACGCCCTAGAGCAGATTCTAGACTCGAAATTTTTTTCTGGCGAACCATCTGAACTGTTAGCTAATTTTGAGAGATAA
- a CDS encoding alpha/beta fold hydrolase, with protein sequence MTFLPFGFQSQALITPLGKLIYYTPYAEIWGQPKHPQKLLFLHSLGGGSSQAEWASIYPAFASRYRLYVPDLIGWGASDHPVRDYQAGDYWQMLELLIEQIGAPVAVIASSLTAGLVIRLAIQKPELFSGLCLVGPTGFSDFGNDYGQGLAAQLAGTPGLDQLIYALGAGNSLAVRNFLEQFIFAQPERLTPATVNAYVDSAQQPGAEFAALASLRGDLCFDLSRYLEQLTVPSILIWGEASKFNSVELGQRLAALNPQAIQGFFTVPTTGVLPHLELPASVIALIEAHFLPLISK encoded by the coding sequence ATGACATTTCTCCCCTTTGGCTTTCAATCCCAGGCCCTGATTACTCCCTTGGGCAAGCTGATTTACTACACCCCCTATGCTGAAATTTGGGGCCAACCTAAACACCCCCAGAAGCTTTTATTTCTCCATAGTTTAGGGGGTGGTTCATCCCAGGCCGAGTGGGCCAGCATTTATCCAGCCTTTGCTAGCCGTTATCGGCTTTATGTCCCGGATTTAATCGGTTGGGGCGCGTCCGATCATCCGGTGCGGGATTACCAGGCCGGGGACTATTGGCAGATGCTGGAATTGTTGATTGAGCAAATTGGCGCGCCTGTGGCCGTGATTGCCTCCTCCTTAACCGCTGGCCTGGTGATCCGTTTAGCCATTCAAAAACCAGAGCTATTTTCAGGGTTATGTTTGGTTGGCCCCACCGGCTTTAGTGACTTTGGTAATGATTACGGGCAAGGTTTAGCGGCTCAGTTGGCCGGAACCCCAGGCCTGGATCAGCTAATTTATGCCCTTGGGGCGGGAAATTCTCTAGCAGTCAGGAACTTCTTAGAGCAGTTTATTTTTGCCCAACCGGAACGCCTCACCCCCGCCACTGTCAATGCCTATGTGGATTCTGCCCAACAGCCCGGAGCCGAATTTGCCGCCTTGGCCTCCTTACGGGGGGATTTATGTTTTGATTTGTCTCGCTACCTAGAACAACTGACGGTGCCGAGCATCTTGATCTGGGGAGAAGCCTCAAAATTTAACTCTGTTGAACTGGGCCAACGCCTCGCCGCTCTCAATCCCCAGGCCATTCAAGGGTTTTTCACCGTTCCCACCACTGGAGTCCTGCCCCACCTCGAACTGCCGGCCTCAGTCATTGCCTTGATCGAAGCCCATTTTCTTCCCTTGATCAGCAAATAA
- the psb28 gene encoding photosystem II reaction center protein Psb28 translates to MMADIQFIRGINEEIVPDVRLTRAKDGTNGKAYFTFDNPKIVQEGNLEINGMYMVDEEGEIVTREVNAKFINGQATAIEATYTIRSAADWDRFIRFMDRYAATHGLGLNQS, encoded by the coding sequence ATCATGGCAGACATTCAATTTATTCGGGGTATCAATGAAGAAATTGTTCCCGATGTCCGTTTAACTCGCGCCAAAGACGGCACCAACGGCAAGGCTTACTTTACCTTTGATAACCCCAAAATTGTCCAAGAAGGTAATTTGGAAATTAACGGGATGTATATGGTGGATGAGGAAGGGGAAATTGTTACTCGCGAAGTCAATGCCAAATTTATCAACGGCCAAGCCACGGCCATTGAAGCCACCTACACCATCCGCAGTGCCGCCGATTGGGATCGCTTTATTCGCTTTATGGATCGCTATGCAGCCACCCATGGCCTGGGCCTGAATCAGTCATAA
- a CDS encoding BMC domain-containing protein — MAELAVGMVQVLGYPAALNVADVMVKAAQVVLVSCEGIGSGYWTVVVRGTVADVQASVQTARHLGQEVKSWQVIPHPPGNLAAVLPIAGGGRGLEDYLL; from the coding sequence ATGGCAGAACTAGCAGTTGGGATGGTGCAAGTGTTAGGGTATCCCGCCGCCCTCAATGTTGCTGATGTGATGGTCAAGGCGGCCCAGGTGGTGTTGGTCAGTTGTGAAGGTATTGGCAGTGGCTATTGGACAGTGGTCGTGCGGGGAACAGTTGCCGATGTCCAGGCCTCGGTTCAAACTGCCCGCCATCTTGGTCAAGAGGTAAAGTCCTGGCAAGTCATTCCCCATCCACCAGGGAATTTAGCGGCGGTGTTACCCATTGCGGGGGGTGGGCGGGGCCTGGAAGACTATCTCTTGTAA
- a CDS encoding Ppx/GppA phosphatase family protein, whose amino-acid sequence MSGVPVLQLWRSHNPEQRILAAIDVGTNSIHMVVVDINPTLPSFKIIAAQKDTVRLGERCEQTGQLTPAAMERALGSLRRCRELADSLRAEAVIGVATSAVREAPNGLEFLQQVRDETGLEIALISGVEEARRIYLGVLSGLEFQGQPHVIVDIGGGSTELILGDGHEPRYLSSTKVGAVRLTDMFVQSDPISERDFERLRGYVRGMLDRATEELRSHLRPGEVPKLVGTSGTIESLMNLHVWQTLGHAPPSLQGYTLTQADLKGLIQKLRSLNYPQRTQVPGMSEKRAEIILAGAVVLLEVMNLLEINSLKICDRALREGIVVDWMLSHGLIEDRLRYQGSVRQRSTLGMAQKFRVNLPYSERVAAFALSLFDQTQGILHQWGELERELLWAAAILHNCGHFVSHSAHHKHSYYLIRNGGLLGYTDTEIELIANLARYHRKNTPKKKHENYRNLTSREHRLVVEQLSAILRLAIALDRRQVGAIQDISCRWQSESREFTLILHPSNANDACELELWSLNYKKEAFEIVFNLKLEAHLEPSDPGVNTLIEETVTLA is encoded by the coding sequence ATGTCAGGCGTACCTGTTCTTCAACTTTGGCGGAGTCATAACCCAGAACAGCGCATCTTAGCGGCGATTGATGTTGGGACTAACTCGATTCACATGGTAGTGGTGGACATTAATCCGACTTTACCCAGCTTTAAGATTATTGCGGCCCAAAAGGATACGGTTCGCCTCGGGGAACGCTGTGAACAAACAGGCCAACTGACTCCAGCCGCAATGGAACGGGCCCTAGGCTCCTTAAGACGCTGTCGCGAATTAGCCGATAGCCTCCGGGCAGAAGCCGTGATCGGTGTGGCGACTAGTGCAGTCCGGGAAGCTCCGAATGGCCTGGAGTTTTTACAACAGGTGCGAGATGAAACCGGCCTGGAGATTGCCCTCATTTCCGGGGTAGAAGAAGCCCGCCGGATTTATTTGGGAGTCCTCTCTGGCCTGGAATTTCAAGGGCAACCCCATGTGATCGTGGATATTGGGGGGGGATCAACAGAACTGATTCTGGGAGACGGCCATGAACCCCGCTACCTCAGTAGCACCAAAGTTGGGGCAGTCCGCTTAACGGATATGTTTGTCCAGAGTGACCCCATCTCTGAACGAGATTTTGAACGGTTGCGGGGCTATGTGCGGGGGATGTTAGACCGGGCGACGGAGGAATTGCGCTCCCATCTGAGGCCGGGGGAAGTTCCTAAGTTGGTCGGGACATCGGGGACGATTGAAAGCCTCATGAACCTGCATGTCTGGCAAACCTTAGGTCATGCACCCCCTTCCCTGCAAGGCTATACCCTGACCCAGGCCGATCTCAAAGGACTGATTCAAAAACTCCGCTCCCTCAACTACCCCCAACGCACCCAAGTTCCTGGAATGTCGGAAAAACGAGCTGAAATTATTTTGGCCGGGGCGGTTGTCCTCTTAGAGGTGATGAACTTACTGGAAATCAACAGTCTCAAAATCTGTGATCGGGCCTTACGGGAGGGGATTGTTGTTGATTGGATGCTCTCCCACGGTTTAATTGAAGACCGGCTTCGCTATCAAGGCTCAGTCCGGCAACGCAGCACGCTGGGGATGGCTCAAAAGTTCCGAGTCAACTTACCCTACAGCGAGCGAGTGGCAGCCTTTGCCCTCAGTTTGTTTGACCAGACCCAAGGAATATTACATCAGTGGGGTGAACTGGAGCGAGAACTACTTTGGGCCGCAGCAATTTTGCATAATTGTGGGCATTTTGTCAGTCACTCAGCCCATCACAAACATTCCTATTACTTAATTCGTAATGGGGGCCTATTGGGGTACACGGATACAGAAATTGAACTCATTGCCAACTTGGCCCGTTATCACCGTAAAAACACCCCCAAGAAAAAACATGAAAACTACCGTAATCTAACCAGTCGGGAACATCGCTTAGTTGTTGAGCAGTTAAGTGCCATTCTCAGGTTAGCCATTGCCCTTGATCGGCGACAGGTTGGGGCGATTCAAGATATTTCCTGCCGATGGCAATCAGAATCCCGAGAGTTTACCTTAATTTTACATCCCAGCAATGCCAATGATGCCTGTGAACTCGAACTGTGGAGTTTGAACTACAAAAAAGAGGCCTTTGAAATAGTCTTTAATCTCAAATTGGAGGCGCATTTAGAGCCATCTGATCCAGGGGTAAATACTCTAATTGAAGAAACGGTTACCCTTGCTTAA
- a CDS encoding chemotaxis protein CheW, whose amino-acid sequence MALTASLKSRRKSRTTAEQAPTQRLLQFEIAQQQFALPITQVLKIIPLTTIHGDPAGRGIGLVHYQQQEVLVIDVENVLLPHNLPIKKTIYQFLLILQATDMTHLELLGIPIQAPPQLIRINPEAITPLPTHYRSLGNIHCVSTLMMDTQAPNTQPLFMIDVNQIFSGLNQP is encoded by the coding sequence AGCAAGCCCCAACCCAGCGATTGCTTCAGTTTGAGATTGCCCAACAACAATTTGCTCTACCAATTACCCAGGTCTTAAAGATCATTCCCCTAACAACTATCCATGGTGATCCTGCTGGGCGTGGCATTGGCCTGGTTCACTATCAACAACAGGAAGTTCTTGTGATTGATGTTGAGAACGTTCTGTTACCCCACAATCTCCCAATCAAGAAAACTATTTATCAATTTCTTCTGATTCTCCAGGCCACTGATATGACTCATCTCGAACTCCTGGGCATTCCAATTCAGGCCCCACCCCAGCTAATTCGAATTAATCCAGAGGCCATTACCCCCTTGCCCACTCATTATCGTTCCTTGGGAAATATCCACTGTGTCAGCACGTTGATGATGGATACACAGGCTCCCAATACTCAACCGCTGTTTATGATTGATGTGAACCAGATTTTCTCCGGTTTAAATCAGCCTTAA